A window of the Henckelia pumila isolate YLH828 chromosome 3, ASM3356847v2, whole genome shotgun sequence genome harbors these coding sequences:
- the LOC140888789 gene encoding uncharacterized protein: TGESSDREQNWDKVFKALVQLSHNLHKDRNVLEDRIKYLLNVIYKTLMTNCRLTHLCKYFLKNPGTKKLGKDVDDELADYKEWFDLLSHKCSEPKDISNDMSCKGQGQKNKALQKEVRRVKTEFEKFKSEKFSEISALLAEKNFLWNQYKNMESQLDTKYRKKCDESDHANEMVQVMVSRAYELKLSNEMLRTDVSKMKSKLSQKNQEISRLSKEIAVMKSSSQSATTHIAQMYGRIKGNQHGSQDEQQYVRGATTVKQESHHALDFEKMTHTKPAAHKSAGGKTPRKQLNTKGNSSSKSNEVDIITIPDSPKLFTSSFTVPKLKSRSRSKYPQITYTCDHTFVWS, encoded by the exons ACCGGCGAATCTTCGGACCGCGAGCAAAATTGGGATAAAGTTTTCAAAGCTTTGGTCCAGTTGTCCCATAATTTGCACAAAGATAGGAATGTTCTTGAAGACAGAATCAAATATTTGCTCAACGTGATATATAAG ACACTAATGACAAACTGTCGCCTTACGCATTTATGTAAATATTTTCTCAAGAATCCTGGCACAAAAAAACTTGGAA AGGACGTTGATGATGAATTGGCTGACTATAAAGAATGGTTTGACTTACTTTCCCATAAATGCTCCGAGCCCAAA GATATATCAAATGATATGAGTTGTAAAGGACAAGGGCAGAAAAACAAGGCACTTCAAAAAGAAGTTAGGagggtgaaaactgaattcgaGAAATTTAAGTCTGAAAAGTTCTCTGAGATTTCTGCTCTGCTGGCAGAGAAGAATTTTTTGTGGAACCAATATAAAAACATGGAGAGCCAGTTGGATACAAAATATAGGAAGAAGTGTGATGAATCTGACCATGCAAATGAAATGGTGCAAGTGATGGTAAGCAGAGCATATGAATTAAAACTTTCAAATGAAATGCTAAGAACTGACGTTTCGAAGATGAAGTCTAAATTATCCCAAAAGAATCAAGAAATCTCCAGACTTTCGAAGGAAATTGCAGTAATGAAGTCCAGTTCGCAATCTGCGACCACCCATATTGCACAAATGTACGGCAGGATCAAGGGAAACCAACATGGGAGCCAAGACGAGCAACAATATGTAAGGGGGGCTACTACGGTGAAACAAGAATCACATCATGCACTTGATTTTGAAAAG ATGACTCATACCAAACCAGCAGCTCACAAGTCAGCAGGAGGAAAGACTCCAAGAAAACAACTTAACACTAAG GGAAACAGCAGTTCAAAGAGCAACGAAGTCGACATAATTACCATCCCCGATTCTCCGAAGCTATTCACATCCTCATTCACAGTTCCTAAATTGAAGTCTCGGTCTCGGTCTAAGTATCCTCAG ATAACGTACACTTGTGATCACACATTCGTGTGGAGTTAG